In a genomic window of Saccharothrix sp. HUAS TT1:
- a CDS encoding DUF397 domain-containing protein, whose product MTLWRKSSRSNSTANCVEVAHVEARVAARDSKNPTPTITVPAHSWARFLQRLQA is encoded by the coding sequence ATGACCCTGTGGCGGAAGAGTTCTCGTAGCAACAGCACCGCCAACTGCGTCGAGGTGGCGCACGTCGAGGCACGGGTGGCGGCGCGGGACTCGAAGAACCCCACGCCGACCATCACCGTTCCGGCGCACTCGTGGGCCCGGTTCCTCCAACGGCTTCAGGCGTGA
- a CDS encoding acyl-CoA dehydrogenase family protein, with amino-acid sequence MPAERLLPTTEAEDLLALVREIARDELAPHAADAEEHERFPRDEFRLLGKTGLLGLPYPERFGGGEQPYEVYLQALEEVASAWMSVAVGLSVHVMSSYALATFGTEEQQSRWLPDALAGDQLGGYALSEAHAGSDAGALSTRAVRSGDHYAVNGTKAWITHAGVADFYTLMARTSDDGGKGVSCFFAPGRVPGLTAAKPERKMGLTGSVTAQLTFEDVRVDADRLIGAEGDGLKIALSALDSGRLGIAACGVGLAQAALDEAVAYAKQRTQFGRAIIDFQGLEFLLADMAAAVESARATYLDAARRRDRGLPFRRQAAIAKLVCTDAAMKVTTDAVQVLGGAGYTRDFPVERYMREAKVLQIFEGTNQIQRLVIGRSLR; translated from the coding sequence ATGCCCGCCGAACGCCTGCTGCCCACCACCGAGGCCGAGGACCTGCTCGCCCTCGTGCGCGAGATCGCCCGCGACGAGCTGGCGCCGCACGCGGCCGACGCCGAGGAGCACGAGCGGTTCCCGCGCGACGAGTTCCGGCTGCTCGGCAAGACCGGGCTGCTCGGGCTGCCGTACCCGGAGCGGTTCGGCGGCGGGGAGCAGCCGTACGAGGTGTACCTGCAGGCGTTGGAGGAGGTCGCTTCGGCGTGGATGTCGGTCGCGGTCGGGCTGTCGGTGCACGTCATGTCCAGCTACGCGCTGGCGACGTTCGGCACCGAGGAGCAGCAGTCGCGCTGGCTGCCGGACGCGCTGGCGGGCGACCAGCTGGGCGGGTACGCGCTGTCGGAGGCGCACGCCGGGTCGGACGCGGGGGCGTTGTCGACGCGGGCCGTCCGGTCGGGTGACCACTACGCGGTGAACGGGACGAAGGCGTGGATCACGCACGCGGGCGTCGCCGACTTCTACACGTTGATGGCGCGCACGTCCGACGACGGCGGCAAGGGCGTCAGCTGCTTCTTCGCCCCGGGCCGGGTCCCCGGCCTGACCGCCGCGAAGCCGGAGCGCAAGATGGGGCTGACCGGTTCGGTGACGGCGCAGCTGACGTTCGAGGACGTCCGGGTGGACGCCGACCGCCTGATCGGCGCCGAGGGCGACGGCCTGAAGATCGCGCTGTCCGCTTTGGACTCCGGTCGGCTCGGGATCGCCGCCTGCGGCGTGGGCCTGGCGCAGGCGGCGCTGGACGAGGCGGTGGCGTACGCCAAGCAGCGCACCCAGTTCGGCCGCGCGATCATCGACTTCCAGGGCCTGGAGTTCCTGCTGGCCGACATGGCCGCCGCCGTCGAGTCGGCCCGCGCCACCTACCTGGACGCCGCCCGCCGCCGCGACCGCGGCCTCCCGTTCCGCCGCCAGGCCGCGATCGCCAAGCTGGTCTGCACCGACGCGGCGATGAAGGTGACCACCGACGCCGTGCAGGTGCTGGGCGGCGCCGGCTACACCCGCGACTTCCCCGTGGAGCGCTACATGCGCGAGGCCAAGGTGCTCCAGATCTTCGAGGGCACCAACCAGATCCAACGCCTCGTCATCGGCCGCTCCCTCCGCTGA
- a CDS encoding aldose 1-epimerase family protein, which translates to MLEIAHGAARAVIAPEGAGLKSYEVGGVPYVEAYDADEPPMGSGAVLVPWPNRTAGGKWTLDGVEQQLEIGEPARGNAIHGLVRRAIWGTVEHTGSLISLETPVVGFGWPVELRTTITYALDENGLSVSHGVTNVGDKRTPFGVGTHPYPRAGASATDETSLSLAASTVLPVDAQTMIPNGPAVPVEGTEYDFRVARLLEGVKLDTAFGGCEPVDGLVRHVLKGPAGGVEVWADPDFKWVQVYTPDDFPGRGRAVAIEPMTCPPDALNSGIDLLWLEPGESWAGRWGLRPLS; encoded by the coding sequence ATGCTGGAGATCGCCCACGGCGCGGCGCGCGCCGTCATCGCACCCGAGGGTGCGGGACTGAAGTCCTACGAGGTCGGCGGCGTGCCGTACGTGGAGGCGTACGACGCGGACGAGCCGCCCATGGGCAGCGGCGCGGTGCTCGTGCCGTGGCCCAACCGCACGGCGGGTGGCAAGTGGACGCTCGACGGCGTCGAGCAGCAGCTGGAGATCGGCGAACCGGCCCGGGGCAACGCCATCCACGGCCTGGTGCGCCGGGCGATCTGGGGCACCGTCGAGCACACCGGGTCGCTGATCTCGCTGGAGACGCCGGTGGTGGGCTTCGGCTGGCCGGTCGAGCTGCGCACCACCATCACCTACGCGCTGGACGAGAACGGCCTGTCCGTCTCGCACGGCGTCACCAACGTGGGTGACAAGCGCACCCCGTTCGGGGTGGGGACGCACCCGTACCCGCGCGCCGGGGCGTCGGCGACCGACGAGACGTCCCTGTCGCTGGCCGCCTCGACCGTGCTGCCGGTGGACGCGCAGACCATGATCCCGAACGGCCCGGCCGTCCCGGTCGAGGGAACCGAGTACGACTTCCGGGTGGCACGGCTGCTCGAAGGGGTGAAGCTGGACACCGCGTTCGGCGGCTGCGAGCCCGTCGACGGGCTGGTGCGGCACGTGCTGAAGGGCCCGGCGGGCGGCGTCGAGGTGTGGGCGGACCCGGACTTCAAGTGGGTCCAGGTCTACACGCCGGACGACTTCCCAGGTCGGGGGCGTGCGGTGGCCATCGAGCCGATGACGTGCCCGCCGGACGCGTTGAACAGCGGGATCGACCTGCTGTGGCTGGAGCCGGGCGAGTCGTGGGCCGGCCGGTGGGGTTTGCGCCCGCTGTCGTAG
- a CDS encoding MBL fold metallo-hydrolase, with protein MRVHHLNCGTLRPFGGGLVSGGGSWFGAAELVCHVLLLETDDGLVLVDSGLGVDDVRRPSETLTRGWRVVSRPVLDESETAVRQVEALGFAASDVRDVVLTHLDLDHGGGLRDFPGARVHLSAEELAAATRPGRTGNDRVRYPDGQWEHGPRWVPHETTGEAWFGFTGVREVRPDVLLVPLFGHTHGHAGVAVRVGERWLLHAGDSYFFHGEVEAAPHCPPALAFVQKRMEVAPALRLANQERLRELVRDHGDVVDVFNAHDATHLRRHQGVTA; from the coding sequence ATGAGGGTGCACCACCTGAACTGCGGCACGCTGCGCCCGTTCGGCGGGGGGCTGGTGAGCGGTGGCGGTTCCTGGTTCGGCGCCGCCGAGCTGGTCTGCCACGTGCTGCTGCTGGAGACCGACGACGGCTTGGTGCTGGTGGACAGCGGTCTGGGCGTGGACGACGTGCGGCGGCCCTCAGAGACGCTGACGCGGGGCTGGCGGGTCGTGTCCCGGCCCGTGCTGGACGAGTCGGAGACGGCCGTGCGGCAGGTGGAGGCGCTGGGGTTCGCCGCGTCGGACGTGCGGGACGTCGTGCTGACCCACCTGGACCTCGACCACGGCGGCGGTCTGCGCGACTTCCCGGGCGCGCGGGTGCACCTGTCGGCGGAGGAGCTGGCGGCGGCGACGCGGCCGGGCAGGACCGGCAACGACCGGGTGCGGTACCCGGACGGGCAGTGGGAGCACGGGCCGCGGTGGGTGCCGCACGAGACGACCGGTGAGGCGTGGTTCGGCTTCACGGGCGTGCGCGAGGTCCGGCCGGACGTGCTGCTGGTGCCGTTGTTCGGGCACACGCACGGGCACGCGGGGGTGGCGGTGCGCGTCGGTGAGCGATGGCTGCTGCACGCGGGCGACTCGTACTTCTTCCACGGCGAGGTGGAGGCGGCTCCGCACTGCCCGCCCGCGTTGGCGTTCGTGCAGAAGCGGATGGAGGTCGCGCCGGCGTTGCGCCTGGCGAACCAGGAGCGGTTGCGGGAACTGGTGCGCGACCACGGTGACGTGGTGGACGTGTTCAACGCGCACGACGCCACCCACCTGCGCCGACACCAGGGCGTCACCGCTTGA
- a CDS encoding amidohydrolase, whose translation MNVAITGGHVVPVVGEPIDGGTVLVQDGKIVAVGADVEVPAGVPVVDAAGCWVLPGFVEAHGHLGVHEEGEGWAGQDTNEMTDPNGARLRALDAINAADQGFADALAGGVTTAVVKPGSGNVIGGQTVAVKCWGRTADEMLLRNPVSVKSALGENPKRVYGDQKKLPSTRQGVAAVIRDAFTKAQDYVAKRDEADGAFERNTTSEVLAEVLSGELPWCQHCHRADDIATALRLADEFGYRLIVNHGTEGHLIADVLAEREIPVIIGPLFTSRSKVEVRNRSLRNPGILARAGVQIAITTDHPVVPIHFLVHQVTLAVKEGLDPKVGLESITTNPARIMGLDDRVGSLRPGLDGDVVIWSGDPLDVMSRALKVYVEGREVYRYSDGEEIVTNPFYTE comes from the coding sequence ATGAACGTCGCAATCACGGGTGGGCACGTCGTGCCGGTGGTCGGTGAGCCGATCGACGGCGGCACGGTCCTGGTCCAGGACGGGAAGATCGTCGCGGTCGGCGCCGACGTCGAGGTGCCGGCCGGCGTCCCGGTCGTGGACGCGGCGGGCTGCTGGGTGCTGCCCGGCTTCGTGGAGGCCCACGGCCACCTCGGCGTGCACGAGGAGGGCGAGGGCTGGGCCGGGCAGGACACCAACGAGATGACCGACCCCAACGGCGCCCGGCTGCGCGCGTTGGACGCGATCAACGCCGCCGACCAGGGCTTCGCCGACGCCCTGGCGGGCGGCGTCACGACGGCGGTGGTGAAGCCCGGTTCGGGCAACGTCATCGGCGGCCAGACCGTGGCGGTGAAGTGCTGGGGCCGCACGGCCGACGAGATGCTGCTGCGCAACCCCGTCAGCGTGAAGAGCGCGCTGGGCGAGAACCCGAAGCGCGTGTACGGGGACCAGAAGAAGCTGCCGTCCACCCGTCAGGGCGTGGCGGCGGTGATCCGCGACGCGTTCACCAAGGCGCAGGACTACGTGGCCAAGCGGGACGAGGCGGACGGGGCGTTCGAGCGGAACACCACGTCCGAGGTGCTGGCCGAGGTGCTGTCCGGCGAGTTGCCGTGGTGCCAGCACTGCCACCGCGCGGACGACATCGCGACGGCGTTGCGGCTGGCCGACGAGTTCGGCTACCGGCTGATCGTCAACCACGGGACCGAGGGTCACCTGATCGCGGACGTGCTGGCGGAGCGTGAGATCCCGGTGATCATCGGGCCGCTGTTCACGTCCCGCTCGAAGGTCGAGGTCCGCAACCGCTCGCTGCGCAACCCGGGCATCCTGGCGCGCGCCGGCGTGCAGATCGCGATCACCACGGACCACCCCGTCGTGCCGATCCACTTCCTGGTGCACCAGGTGACGCTGGCGGTGAAGGAAGGCCTGGACCCGAAGGTCGGCCTGGAGTCCATCACCACCAACCCGGCCCGGATCATGGGCCTGGACGACCGCGTCGGCTCCCTGCGCCCCGGCCTCGACGGCGACGTCGTCATCTGGTCGGGCGACCCCCTGGACGTGATGAGCCGCGCCCTGAAGGTCTACGTCGAAGGCCGCGAGGTCTACCGCTACTCCGACGGCGAGGAAATCGTCACCAACCCCTTCTACACCGAATAA
- a CDS encoding TetR/AcrR family transcriptional regulator, which translates to MPKRTDTRQRVVRTAAELFRSQGYHATGLNQVLAEGGAPKGSLYFHFPGGKEQLAVEAVALAGNDLRAALTAVLAAEPDPAKALSQALELLGGQLLASDFRNGCPIATVALDAASDSEPIRAACDEVYRSWHQVIAEHVGDDDLATVALAAIEGALLLARTRRSLDPLHAVGARLGALLGRP; encoded by the coding sequence ATGCCGAAACGGACCGACACCCGACAGCGGGTGGTGCGCACGGCGGCCGAGCTGTTCCGGTCGCAGGGCTACCACGCGACGGGCCTGAACCAGGTCCTCGCCGAGGGCGGTGCTCCCAAGGGGTCGCTCTACTTCCACTTCCCGGGCGGGAAAGAGCAGCTGGCGGTCGAGGCGGTGGCGTTGGCGGGCAACGACCTCCGCGCCGCGCTCACCGCCGTCCTCGCCGCCGAGCCGGACCCGGCGAAAGCGCTTTCCCAAGCCTTGGAACTGCTCGGCGGACAGCTGCTGGCTTCGGACTTCCGCAACGGCTGCCCCATCGCCACGGTGGCGCTGGACGCGGCGTCGGACAGCGAGCCGATCCGCGCCGCGTGCGACGAGGTCTACCGGTCGTGGCACCAGGTCATCGCCGAGCACGTGGGCGACGACGACCTCGCCACGGTCGCGCTGGCCGCCATCGAGGGCGCGCTGCTGCTCGCCCGCACCCGCCGTTCGCTCGACCCGCTGCACGCCGTCGGCGCCCGCCTGGGCGCCTTGCTGGGAAGGCCGTGA
- a CDS encoding APC family permease gives MAEATSAPAQPELKRAIGPKLLLFFVVGDILGTGIYALTGNVAGKIGGALWLPFLVAFVVAFLTAFSYLELVGKYPRAAGAALYANRAFKIQFLTFMVAFAVMSSGITSASSAALAFGRTYLQSVIKEFFSDTFTVSASLVAVLFIIGLAAINFRGVSESVKANVVLTCIELSGLVIIIAIGVYAVLAGDGDASRLTQVDPAPGQSALVAVTSATALAFFAMVGFEDSVNMAEECRDPVRIFPRAMLWGMVIAALIYVLVAITSSLLIPADELSKAGSSALLKVVQVGAPGFPLWVFSLIGLFAVINSALINMLMASRLLYGMSNERIIPKAFGTVHPFRRTPWISIVFTSGVAIILVLTTDIAKLGGTTALLLLVVFTIVNVAVLVLRKDKADHEHFRAPTWVPVLGAITCAYLASPLSGRASADYEIALYLLAAGVVLWVINRLVHGKVEFDAEKLAK, from the coding sequence ATGGCGGAAGCGACGAGCGCACCGGCGCAACCGGAACTGAAGCGGGCCATCGGTCCGAAGTTGCTGTTGTTCTTCGTGGTCGGTGACATCCTCGGCACCGGCATCTACGCCCTCACGGGCAACGTCGCGGGCAAGATCGGCGGCGCGCTGTGGCTGCCGTTCCTGGTCGCGTTCGTGGTGGCGTTCCTGACCGCGTTCAGCTACCTGGAGCTCGTCGGCAAGTACCCGAGGGCGGCCGGCGCGGCGCTGTACGCCAACCGGGCTTTCAAGATCCAGTTCCTCACCTTCATGGTGGCGTTCGCGGTGATGAGCTCGGGCATCACGTCGGCGTCGTCCGCCGCGCTCGCGTTCGGGCGCACCTACCTGCAGTCGGTCATCAAGGAGTTCTTCTCGGACACGTTCACGGTGTCCGCGAGCCTGGTCGCGGTGCTGTTCATCATCGGCCTGGCCGCGATCAACTTCCGGGGCGTCTCGGAGTCGGTCAAGGCCAACGTCGTGCTGACCTGCATCGAGCTGTCCGGCCTGGTGATCATCATCGCGATCGGCGTCTACGCGGTGCTGGCGGGCGACGGCGACGCCTCGCGGCTCACGCAGGTCGACCCGGCGCCCGGCCAGAGCGCGCTGGTGGCCGTCACGTCCGCCACCGCGCTGGCGTTCTTCGCGATGGTCGGGTTCGAGGACTCGGTGAACATGGCCGAGGAGTGCCGCGACCCGGTCCGCATCTTCCCGCGCGCGATGCTGTGGGGCATGGTGATCGCGGCGTTGATCTACGTGCTGGTCGCGATCACGTCGTCGCTGCTCATCCCCGCCGACGAGCTGTCCAAGGCCGGGTCCTCGGCGCTGCTCAAGGTCGTCCAGGTGGGCGCGCCGGGCTTCCCGCTGTGGGTCTTCTCGCTGATCGGCCTGTTCGCGGTCATCAACTCGGCGCTGATCAACATGCTGATGGCCAGCCGGCTGCTCTACGGCATGTCGAACGAGCGGATCATCCCGAAGGCGTTCGGCACCGTGCACCCGTTCCGCCGCACGCCGTGGATCTCGATCGTCTTCACCTCGGGCGTCGCGATCATCCTGGTGCTCACCACCGACATCGCCAAGCTCGGCGGCACTACGGCGCTGCTGCTGCTCGTCGTCTTCACCATCGTCAACGTCGCCGTCCTGGTGCTGCGCAAGGACAAGGCCGACCACGAGCACTTCCGCGCGCCGACGTGGGTGCCGGTGCTCGGCGCGATCACGTGCGCGTACCTGGCCAGCCCGCTGTCGGGTCGGGCGTCGGCGGACTACGAGATCGCGCTCTACCTGCTCGCGGCCGGCGTGGTGCTGTGGGTCATCAACCGGCTGGTGCACGGCAAGGTCGAGTTCGACGCGGAGAAGCTGGCCAAGTAG
- a CDS encoding YiaA/YiaB family inner membrane protein: protein MTAKPHSPTTNAFYAQAVISFAISLAAVGLGVAYLPVDGWVRAFLALGLLFTVTSAFTLAKCVRDRQEETYVVSRVDQARLEKLLAEHDPYRVEAA from the coding sequence ATGACCGCGAAGCCGCACTCGCCGACCACCAACGCCTTCTACGCGCAGGCGGTGATCTCGTTCGCCATCTCCCTGGCCGCCGTCGGCCTCGGGGTGGCCTACCTGCCGGTGGACGGCTGGGTGCGCGCGTTCCTGGCGCTCGGCCTGCTGTTCACCGTCACGTCGGCCTTCACCCTGGCCAAGTGCGTCCGCGACCGCCAGGAGGAGACCTACGTGGTGAGCCGCGTGGACCAGGCCCGGCTGGAGAAGCTGCTGGCCGAGCACGACCCCTACCGGGTGGAAGCGGCCTGA
- a CDS encoding TetR/AcrR family transcriptional regulator, translated as MTSIARRPPTPRQVELLGRLESLVLAEGFAHFTLDDLAARLHCSKSTLYALAASKEQLAVKVVGRYFKGAAERIEHRIAGVTDVRARVGTYLAGAAEELRRASAQFITDVSAFAPTRATYERNARAAAERISEFIQEGVRDGVFRDVHATLIAEMAGLLIEGIQTGVLTRRAGVSDAEAFTALGELLLDGLRRERSQS; from the coding sequence GTGACCTCGATCGCACGTCGACCGCCGACGCCCAGGCAGGTGGAGCTGCTGGGCAGGCTCGAGTCGCTGGTGCTCGCCGAGGGCTTCGCGCACTTCACCCTGGACGACCTCGCCGCGCGCCTGCACTGCTCCAAGTCCACCCTGTACGCGCTGGCCGCGAGCAAGGAGCAGCTGGCCGTCAAGGTCGTCGGCCGGTACTTCAAGGGCGCGGCCGAGCGGATCGAGCACCGCATCGCCGGCGTCACCGACGTGCGCGCCCGCGTCGGCACGTACCTGGCGGGCGCGGCGGAGGAGCTGCGACGCGCGTCGGCGCAGTTCATCACCGACGTGTCCGCGTTCGCGCCCACCCGCGCCACCTACGAGCGCAACGCCCGCGCCGCGGCCGAGCGGATCAGCGAGTTCATCCAGGAAGGCGTGCGCGACGGGGTGTTCCGGGACGTGCATGCGACCCTGATCGCCGAGATGGCCGGTCTGCTCATCGAGGGCATCCAGACCGGTGTGCTGACCAGGCGGGCGGGCGTCTCGGACGCCGAGGCGTTCACCGCGCTGGGCGAACTGCTGCTGGACGGGTTGCGCAGAGAACGGAGCCAGTCGTGA
- a CDS encoding helix-turn-helix domain-containing protein — protein MPRRSEASVRSRRLAFTLRKLRRATGMTGADVAKAVEMSASKISRVESAESGIYLDDVEKLLDFYNVTKKQRVQLLDLARHAEQRGLLRVSSAHFPEDWQTWADFEDEANGLLNYEPLTIPGLLQTAEYARHIIFATGHALDDDQIERLISSRMARQGLLTRANPLRLHAIIEQGALERQFGDPHAYGRQVRHIMDMAAMPNITVQVIPTEAGLHPGLNGAFVILKYDDDPSLVLLENKIASHFLDEPDQIRLYEDTWGVLRDVAFSVEETATYLKGLA, from the coding sequence ATGCCACGTCGTTCCGAAGCGTCCGTCCGCTCGCGCCGCCTGGCGTTCACCCTGCGCAAGCTGCGCCGGGCCACCGGCATGACCGGGGCGGACGTCGCCAAGGCGGTCGAGATGTCCGCCAGCAAGATCAGCCGGGTGGAGAGCGCCGAGAGCGGCATCTACCTGGACGACGTCGAGAAGCTGCTCGACTTCTACAACGTCACCAAGAAGCAGCGGGTGCAGCTGCTCGACCTGGCCCGGCACGCCGAGCAGCGCGGCCTGCTGCGGGTGAGCAGCGCCCACTTCCCCGAGGACTGGCAGACCTGGGCCGACTTCGAGGACGAGGCCAACGGACTGCTCAACTACGAGCCGTTGACGATCCCCGGCCTGCTCCAGACCGCCGAGTACGCGCGGCACATCATCTTCGCCACGGGCCACGCCCTGGACGACGACCAGATCGAGCGGCTGATCTCCAGCCGGATGGCCCGCCAGGGCCTGCTCACCCGCGCCAACCCGCTCCGCCTGCACGCGATCATCGAGCAGGGCGCCCTGGAACGCCAGTTCGGCGACCCGCACGCGTACGGCCGCCAGGTCCGCCACATCATGGACATGGCGGCGATGCCGAACATCACGGTCCAGGTGATCCCGACCGAGGCGGGCCTGCACCCCGGCCTGAACGGCGCGTTCGTGATCCTGAAGTACGACGACGACCCCAGCCTGGTGCTGCTGGAGAACAAGATCGCCAGCCACTTCCTGGACGAGCCGGACCAGATCAGGCTGTACGAGGACACCTGGGGCGTCCTGCGCGACGTGGCCTTCAGCGTCGAGGAAACAGCGACTTACCTGAAGGGGCTCGCGTGA